The genome window TGCCAGATGCCGGGTGCCACCTGCAGCTTCTTGTTGCGGACGACCAGCGTGACGTGATGGACCGTGGCGGCGGTGAGCGGCGGCAGGGACGCATCGGCGGCGCGGAACGACGCCGGCACACTGGTGTTCGGATGTATGGCGGAGGTCGTTCCACCGGACGACATGTCCATCGAGCCATCGGCCATGGTCGCCGACGAAGCCTTGACCTTGACGTCGAACACCATGCCCATCGCGCGGTGACCGATGACGGTGCACCAGCCCTGCATGCTCTTGCTGATCACGCCGACGTCGACCCGCGCGGTCTGGCCCTTCGAGAGCAGCGGTGCCTTGGCGCCGTTCGGGAAGTAGATGTCGTGCGACGTGGTGCTGTCGGTGTTGGTGAGCACGACCACGAGCTTGTTGCCCTTGGGTACGGTGACCGACGACGGGTGGAAACGCATGTCGTTCGCGGTCACCCGCACGGTCGTGGTCTTGCCCGTGACCTGGACCGAACCCGCCGCTCCCGCAGCGGAATTCACCGATGTGACACCTGCGGGGTTCCAGGCGACGGCGACGCTGACGGCGAGCGCGAGCACCGCGACGCCGGCCACCAGCTGCCCCGGTGACCAGATGCCGGGGTCGACGCCGAGCTTCCGGCCGCGCAGGCTGTGGTCGTCGGCGAGCTGCCGGCGCATCCGGACCGCGGCGGTGATGCCGAGCAGCATGAGGGGAACGATCGCGACGAGGGCGAGCAGCACCAGCACCTGGGCGGTGTCGCGGATCGCCGGCGGGGTGGGCGTCACCCACAGCAGCAGCCCGAGGTTGACGACCGTGATCCGGGCGACCGCGAAGCGGTCGAAGTGGGTTTGCGCGGCGCGGATCACCTGCGCGCCACCGCCGATCACAACGGGCACGAGGTGCGACATGGCTCCGGTCAGCAGCTGTAGCGCGAAGCCGACGGCCGCGATGGTCGCGATGGCGTCATACCCCTCGTGGACGCCGGCCCACGAGCCGGCGGTCGCGACCTTGACCGGCACGAGGACCAGGGTCACCGCACCCCACACCACGGCGGCGCTGACGAAGTATGCCGAGGCGTGTCGCGGCGGGCTGGTGCGCACCGGCCGGATGAGCGCTCGGCCCCACCAGCAGACCCCGGCCAGGTAGATCAGCAGACCGGCCACCGTGGCGGCGCGCAGACCCATCACGGCCGCGGAGTCGATGCCGATGAGTCCGACGATGACGATCGGAAGTGATTGTCGGGCAAGGGTTTCGGCGCGATCGTCCATCCGGGTGCGCAGCATCGTGGGCCACAGCGTGAGCAGCGTCCCCAGCACGGTCAGCCCCAGCCAGCCGAGCAGCATGGTCATCGAGTGGGCCACCATCAGCCGGCCGTGCCAGTCGCCTCCGGGCCCCTTGGCCAGGGCGGTGCCGAATCCTGCACCGACCGGCACGCACACGGCGGCGGCGAGGTAGTAGAAGACGGTGGTGCGGAAGCGCCGCGCCACGCTCCTGCGCAGTCGCAGCGCGAGCGCGACGGCGTGCCAGAGGACGGCGCCGGACACCAGGGTGGCACCGGCGACGACCAGCGGCCAGTGCACCGTCGGGACACCGACCAGCACGCACAGCACGCCGATGATCACCAGCACGATCCGGGTGGACTGCAGGCGTCGCGGGTCGACGTCCTCGGAGGTCTTGAGCAGGGCCTGGGTGAAGTAGGTGCTCCAGACGATCGCCGCGTGCGTCATGGCGCCCAGCAGGATCATGTGCACCATCAACCAGTGCGAGTCGTCGACGAAAGGGTGCAGCAGCGCGACGACCACGGCGGCGACCAGCCAGCCGATGGCGGGTTGGTCACGCAGGGCCCACTTGCCGCGCGGACCGCCCGGTTGTGTCGTGCCGGTGGGCCGGGTCGACGGTGAGCCGATCATCGAGCAGCCTTTCGCGCGGTGAGCATGCTGGCCAGCACGGTCACGGGCAGTAGCAGCAGTGCGATCACGCCGAGTACGGCTCCTGTCGTCCAAAGATGTTCGTTTCCAAGGGCATTCCCGCCGAAGATGCGGATCACGAGGCTTGCCTGGAGTACGACGAGCGGGGCCCACTGGATCCGCCGGTAGGGCATCGGGCGGCGTATGACGGCGGGCAGGATCACCGGTGCGTGTGCGATGACCATCGACATACCGAAGCCGAGGAACACGCCGTGCACCGCGGTGTCGTACTGCGCCTGGCTGGTCGGGGTGCCGGCATACAGCCAGACGACGGCTGCGACCGCCAGCCACACGTAGCCGCACAGCAGCGCGGCCGCGGACAGCCGCGGCAGTCCGGGCAGCCGGATGGTGCGGCGCGCCACGTCATACACGACCAGGGTGGCCGTCAGGACGAGCAGGACGGCACCGGCGGCGCGGTCGCCGAGGTCCGGCCAGGCGAGCGACGCGACCGCGGTGGCCAGCACCAGGACCGCGGCGGCGAGCAGCAGCCGCCCGGCCCGGGCCGGCAGGTGCAGGCGGGCCAGTTCGACACGCTCGGCGGCGATCGTCAGCACGACGAATGCGACCAGCCAGAGCAGGAGTTCGGCGATCGACAGGCGCAACCAGAGCACTGCCGCGCCGGTCGCGGCAACCGCGGACAGCGCCTCCACCGCCGTGGACTCGTCGTGCTGGCGCTGGTAGAGCAGCGTGTAGACCGCGAGCAGTGCCGCGCTGCCGTCGGCCAGCAGCACGGCGCCGACGTGGGCCGGCAGCCCGATGGTCAGGGCCACCCCTCCGGCGCCGAGCAGGCCGGGCGCGGCGTACCCCCACGGTGCGCGCAGCGCGACCGCGCGCTCCAGAGCGATCAGGGTGCCCAGGAAGCCGAGCGTCATCAGCACCCCGTGCCGCCCCGGAAGCGCCGCGCCGTGCACCGGTGCGGCGACCCCGGACAGCATGAGCGCGGCGTCCAGGCCGGCCAGCAGGCTGAGTGCCGCGGGGAGCATCAGCCAGGCACGCGAGGGTGCGCGCACCGCGCGCACCGCGCGCACCGCGCGCGTTCGCGGGGTGGTTTTCAGCGACGGGTCATGCGCAGGTGCCACGCTTCGGGGCCCTCGACGAGATATTCGATCTCGATGCTGTCGCCCTCGAGCTGCGCGATCTGGGCGAGCAGTGGCTTCGGGTCGTGCGAGGCGATCAGGACGAGGCCGGTGCCCGGCTGGCGGGTGGCCAGCGCGCCGAAGACGGCGCCGTGCCGCAGCTCGTGCGGGATCACCCGGGTGTCGAGCTCGGGCAGGTGGGCCGCGTGGGACTCGCCGCAACCGCAGCTGTGGGTGGTCTCGGTGATCGGCAGTTCGGTGGTCATCAGGTTCCTCGGTGTCTGGGGAAGGTAATTAATACAAGATTACCTTGTGAAAAATACTCCGTCACCCCCGGCGCGGCCAATCCGGGTGGTCGCGATTGTCACCAGGATCACTTAGGTTCGAGGTATGACGTCGCCCACGCCCGAGGTGGAAGTGCGGCGCTCGACCCGCCGCCGACGCACGGTGTCGGCCTATCGCGACGGGGAGCGCATCGTGGTGCTGGTGCCTGCCCGGTTGTCCAAGAAGGACGAGAAGCGCCTGGTCGCCGACATGGTGCGCAAGGTGCAGGCCGCGGCCACCCGCGGTCGGTCCACCGATGCGCAGCTGATGGAGCGGGCGATGCAGCTGTCCGGGCGTTACCTGGGCGGGCTGGCGCATCCGACGTCGGTGCGCTGGGTCGGCAACCAGCGCGCCCGATGGGGGTCGTGCACCCCGGTCAACGGCACGATCCGGCTGTCCGACCGGTTGCAGGGGATGCCCGACTACGTCAGTGACTACGTGCTGCTGCACGAGCTGGCGCACCTGCTGCAGCCCGACCACGGCAAGAGCTTCTGGGCGCTGCTCGAGGCCTATCCGCACTTGGAGCGGGCCCGCGGCTACCTCGACGGTGTCGCGTTCGGCGCGGGCCTGCCGGCCGAGGGCGCCGACCCGGTGCCGGACGTGTCCGGCACCGCCGCGCTCGACGACTGAGTCAGGAGACCCGCCGGGTGCGGGACGCGGCGCGGGCCAGGGTGTAGGCGCCGGCGATCAGGAAGACCAGTGCGGTCAGCATGAATCCGAACCAGCAGATGTCGCCGAGCACCAGGTCGACCCCGTGCGTGGCGTCCTTCCACGCCGGAACACCACTGCCCATGAACAGCACGAACGCCACTGCCAGCAGCGCACCGAGGGTCCTGCCCGGGTGCTCACGTAGTTGAGTCATCTCGTCCTCCGATGTTCGTGGCCGTCCTTCGTGGACGGCCCCGGCATCGAGGGTCCCCGCCGCGGGTCCGGTCGGCACAGGGTCTGCTGTCCCGCCGACCCGGGACGGTTTCCCGGTCGAAGGTGCAGACGCGAGCCCCGCCCCGGGACGAAGATTGGTTCCTGGAGGAACCATGACAACAGCCATCACCCCGACCGCGCCGACGGTGCTGCGCGGGCCCGGCATCGGCGCGCGCTGGCTGAGCATCGCGTGCGGTGTGCCGGTCGTCGTCGCGTCCCTGGGCGGCGGCTGGCTGGCGCACGGGCCTGGCCACCGGAGCCTGGTCGGCATGATGCACGACAACGTCCTGAACAACCTGGTCAACGGGCTGGTGTTCGGTGTCATCGCGACGGTGCTGATGTGGCTGCGCCCGGCCAATCGGGTCGGCTGGCTGCTGATGTATGTCGGAGCCGTGAACGCGGTCGCCATCCTCGGCGAGGGTTGGGTGCTCGCGTCGTACCACGTGCCGTTGCCCGGCCGGACGGTCATGGCCTGGCTGGGCTCGTGGGTGTGGGCGACGGCCCTGTTCCTGGGTGCGACGGTCCTTCCGGCGATCTACCCGAGCGGGCACGCCGGCACCCGGTTCGGTCGCTGGATCGTCCGGGTCGGCTGGACCGCGAGCGTGCTCTTCGGGCTCGCGCTGTCCGGCCTGGACGACGTGTACGACGGGGTCGCCCCCGGTCACCACCTGGGCCGGAACCCGATGACCGGCGGGCAGGCGCAACCCTGGTTCCTGGGCGTCGCCGTGCTGGCGGCCGGTTGTTCGGTCCTGCTGAGCGCGGTCACCATCGGCTGGACCATCCGCCGGCTCGCCAGGGCGGCGTCCCCCGAGCGCGAACAGCTGGCCTGGCTGCTGGTTTCCGTGCTGCCGATCATCGTCGCGATCCTGGTCGGGCCGCCGGTCGTCCTCTTCGTCGTCACCCTGCTGACGACGGTGACGCTGCTGGTCGGGATCGTGCGGTACGAGTTGTTCGACGTGAAGCTGATCCTGCGCAGCGGGCTGCTGTACGGCGCGCTCATCGGTCTCGCCGCCGGTGCCTATTTCGCGGCGGTCGCTGCCGCCGGCATCGTGTCGTCCTCCACCGCGGTGCCGACGTTCTTCGCGGCCGCCGTGGTGGCGCTGCTCGCGCGCCCGGCATACATCGGCCTCTCCCGCTGGATCGGCCGGTTCGTGTATGGCGACCGCACCGACCCGGCACGCGCCCTCGGCCGGCTCGGCCCGGGCATGGAGGGCGCGCTCGGACCCGACCTGGACGCGGTGGTCGCCGCGGTGGCCCACTCGCTGCGCTCGCCCTACGTCGAGGTGGTGGGTGCGGACGGTCAGGTGCTGGCGACCGCCGGTCGACCGCAGCAGCATGCGGCGCAGGAGATCGCCCTGAGCCGGGACACCGACCGGGTCGGCACGCTGCGGGTCTGCTGGCGGACACCCACCGACCCGCCGTCGCGCGCGGAACGTGCCCTGGTCGAGGTGCTCGCGGTGTCGGTCGCCGTGGCGGTCCACGCCACCCGGCTCGCCCGGGACGTGGAGGAGTCACGGGCGCGGGTGATCGAGGTGCGGGCGGCCGAGCGCAGCAGGTTGAGGGCGGACCTGCACGACGGCGTCGGCCCGTCCCTGTCGGGGGCCGCGCTCGGCATCGAGGCCGCGTTGCGCACCGACCGGCTCGAAGACACCCGCGAGATCCTGGCAGTGGTGCACGGTGAGATCAAGCAGCTCGTCCGTGAGATTCGTTGCCTGATAGACGATCTCGGCCCTGCCGGGCTGGAGCACGGTCGTCTGCCGGAGGCATTGGCGGCACATGCGTCGGCCGTCAACGCGCTGGGCGTGGTGCACGTGACCGTCGCCGTGGACGCGCTGCCGCCCGTCACCCTCCCGGTCGAGGTGGCGGCGCACCGGATCGCCACGGAGGCGATCACCAACGTGGTGCGGCACTCCGGCGCCACCACGGCGCACGTGTCGTTGCGTTGCGACGAGCGGTCGCTGGTGCTGGAGGTGTCCGACGACGGCGTCGGGCTGGACGGGTCGACGCCGGGTGTCGGCAGGGGATCGATGCGTGAGCGGGCCGAGTCGGTCGGCGGCACCCTCACCCTGGGCGACCGGTCGCCGCACGGCACCTGCGTGCGGGCGGAGCTGCCGCTGCAGGAGCCGCGGTGAGCGCCGACGCGCCCGTCCGGGTGGTCCTGGCGGACGACCACCCGATGTACCGCTACGGAGTGGCGGCGGTGCTGGCCTCCGAGCCGCGGGTCGAGCTGGTCGGCGAGGCGCAGAGCGGGCGGGAGTTGCTCGCTCTGGTCGAACGGACCGGGCCGGACGTCGTCGTCACCGACCTGCGGATGCCGGACCTGGACGGCATCGCCGTCACCCGCGAACTGGGTATGACGAACCCGGACCTGCCGGTGCTGGTGCTGACGATGCACGACGACGACGAAAGCGTCTTCGGCGCGATGCGTGCCGGCGCCAGGGGGTATCTGCTCAAGGGCGCCGACGCGGACGAACTGATCGCCACGATCCGGACCGTTGCTGCGGGTGGCACGGCCTTCGGCCCGTCGGTCGCGCGCCGCATCGTGGGCTTCTACCTGGAGTCCACGAGCCGCTTCGCGCAAGGGGCCTTCCCCGAGCTGACCACGCGCGAACGCGAGGTTCTGGACCTGCTCGCGGCAGGTCGCCGCAACTCGGCGATCGCGGCCACGCTCGGGCTCAGCGACAAGACCGTCCGCAACCACCTGTCGGCCATTCTCACCAAACTGCAGGTGTCGGATCGCTCGGCCGCGATCGTGCGGGCGCGAGAGGCGGGTCTGGGACGCGAGCGGTGACCGATGCGCCGGCCGGTCAGGCCGAAACCAGTTGGCCCCGAAGGAAACCGATGCAGTCGGCCAGGTCCGGGTCGGTCGGCTCCGGCAGCGCGTGTGCGGGCCACCAGCGCACGTCGTCGGACTCGTCCGAGACCGCGATGCGTGCGCCCTCGGGGGCCACGGCGGCGATCCGCAGGTCCCAGTGCGCGGTGCACCGGCCGAAGGCCGCGGTCAGGTCGTGCCGGTGCAGGAAGAGCGCACCGGGCACCGCGCGCAGCCCGTCGATGCCGGACTCCTCGGTCGCCTCACGCACGGCGGCGCCCGCGACGGTCCGGTCGCCCGGCTCGAAGTGCCCGCCGGGCTGCAGCCACAGCCGGGCCTTCTTGTGCAGCACCAGCAGCACCCGCGTCAGGTCGTGGGAGAAGACGACCGCGCCGGCGGTGAAGTGCTCGGGCGGGCCGTCGCGCCAGAGCGCGTCGTCGTATGCCGCGAGGTGATCCACGAAAGCATCCCGGGTGGGGCTGGGAGCAGCCGCGCGAAGCACCTCGAAGGCGTTGTCCCGCAGTGCTTTTCGGCTCTCGTCCGTCACGATCGGCAGGCCGTCGGGCGTCACTCGTCGCCCTGGGCGCCGCCGGAGCCGTCGTCCTTCGTGTCCTTGCCCTCCCGCTCGGCGTCCAGCTCCGCGGTGCCCTGGGCGAGCAACGCCTCCAGGGCTGCGTCGACCTCGTCCGGCGCGGCGGACTCGGTGTCGGGGGACTGGCGGCGGCGCACGTAACCCTGCGGGTCGTCCAGGTCGTCCGCTGTCGGCGCGAAGTCCGGGTGCTTCCACGCGTCGTCCCGCGACTGCTGGCCGAGAGCGTCCTCCAGCTGGGTGAACACCTGCGCGGCGTCACGC of Flexivirga oryzae contains these proteins:
- a CDS encoding multicopper oxidase domain-containing protein → MIGSPSTRPTGTTQPGGPRGKWALRDQPAIGWLVAAVVVALLHPFVDDSHWLMVHMILLGAMTHAAIVWSTYFTQALLKTSEDVDPRRLQSTRIVLVIIGVLCVLVGVPTVHWPLVVAGATLVSGAVLWHAVALALRLRRSVARRFRTTVFYYLAAAVCVPVGAGFGTALAKGPGGDWHGRLMVAHSMTMLLGWLGLTVLGTLLTLWPTMLRTRMDDRAETLARQSLPIVIVGLIGIDSAAVMGLRAATVAGLLIYLAGVCWWGRALIRPVRTSPPRHASAYFVSAAVVWGAVTLVLVPVKVATAGSWAGVHEGYDAIATIAAVGFALQLLTGAMSHLVPVVIGGGAQVIRAAQTHFDRFAVARITVVNLGLLLWVTPTPPAIRDTAQVLVLLALVAIVPLMLLGITAAVRMRRQLADDHSLRGRKLGVDPGIWSPGQLVAGVAVLALAVSVAVAWNPAGVTSVNSAAGAAGSVQVTGKTTTVRVTANDMRFHPSSVTVPKGNKLVVVLTNTDSTTSHDIYFPNGAKAPLLSKGQTARVDVGVISKSMQGWCTVIGHRAMGMVFDVKVKASSATMADGSMDMSSGGTTSAIHPNTSVPASFRAADASLPPLTAATVHHVTLVVRNKKLQVAPGIWQTRWTYNGQVPGPTLHGRVGDTFVVKLINDGTMGHSIDFHAGDVSPDKPMRTIQPGQSLTYTFVAHRAGIWLYHCSTMPMSAHIAAGMAGAVIIDPPNLPAVDKSYVLVQSEAYVDGNGRSSVKEVNADAVAARTPSFITFNGMANQYDYRPLTAKAGERVRIWVLDAGPNEASSFHVVGTQFDTVYKEGGYLLKHGKDAFGDTDGGSQALDLEPAQGGFVEFTPPAAGTYSIVSHIMSDAEAGAHGYLRVTGK
- a CDS encoding response regulator, whose product is MSADAPVRVVLADDHPMYRYGVAAVLASEPRVELVGEAQSGRELLALVERTGPDVVVTDLRMPDLDGIAVTRELGMTNPDLPVLVLTMHDDDESVFGAMRAGARGYLLKGADADELIATIRTVAAGGTAFGPSVARRIVGFYLESTSRFAQGAFPELTTREREVLDLLAAGRRNSAIAATLGLSDKTVRNHLSAILTKLQVSDRSAAIVRAREAGLGRER
- a CDS encoding sensor histidine kinase encodes the protein MTTAITPTAPTVLRGPGIGARWLSIACGVPVVVASLGGGWLAHGPGHRSLVGMMHDNVLNNLVNGLVFGVIATVLMWLRPANRVGWLLMYVGAVNAVAILGEGWVLASYHVPLPGRTVMAWLGSWVWATALFLGATVLPAIYPSGHAGTRFGRWIVRVGWTASVLFGLALSGLDDVYDGVAPGHHLGRNPMTGGQAQPWFLGVAVLAAGCSVLLSAVTIGWTIRRLARAASPEREQLAWLLVSVLPIIVAILVGPPVVLFVVTLLTTVTLLVGIVRYELFDVKLILRSGLLYGALIGLAAGAYFAAVAAAGIVSSSTAVPTFFAAAVVALLARPAYIGLSRWIGRFVYGDRTDPARALGRLGPGMEGALGPDLDAVVAAVAHSLRSPYVEVVGADGQVLATAGRPQQHAAQEIALSRDTDRVGTLRVCWRTPTDPPSRAERALVEVLAVSVAVAVHATRLARDVEESRARVIEVRAAERSRLRADLHDGVGPSLSGAALGIEAALRTDRLEDTREILAVVHGEIKQLVREIRCLIDDLGPAGLEHGRLPEALAAHASAVNALGVVHVTVAVDALPPVTLPVEVAAHRIATEAITNVVRHSGATTAHVSLRCDERSLVLEVSDDGVGLDGSTPGVGRGSMRERAESVGGTLTLGDRSPHGTCVRAELPLQEPR
- a CDS encoding M48 family metallopeptidase; its protein translation is MTSPTPEVEVRRSTRRRRTVSAYRDGERIVVLVPARLSKKDEKRLVADMVRKVQAAATRGRSTDAQLMERAMQLSGRYLGGLAHPTSVRWVGNQRARWGSCTPVNGTIRLSDRLQGMPDYVSDYVLLHELAHLLQPDHGKSFWALLEAYPHLERARGYLDGVAFGAGLPAEGADPVPDVSGTAALDD
- a CDS encoding NUDIX domain-containing protein produces the protein MTDESRKALRDNAFEVLRAAAPSPTRDAFVDHLAAYDDALWRDGPPEHFTAGAVVFSHDLTRVLLVLHKKARLWLQPGGHFEPGDRTVAGAAVREATEESGIDGLRAVPGALFLHRHDLTAAFGRCTAHWDLRIAAVAPEGARIAVSDESDDVRWWPAHALPEPTDPDLADCIGFLRGQLVSA
- a CDS encoding DUF2249 domain-containing protein, with product MTTELPITETTHSCGCGESHAAHLPELDTRVIPHELRHGAVFGALATRQPGTGLVLIASHDPKPLLAQIAQLEGDSIEIEYLVEGPEAWHLRMTRR